One window from the genome of Gimesia aquarii encodes:
- a CDS encoding DUF1553 domain-containing protein yields the protein MRSYLYFSFLIVFVPALTFVNEQTVSAQAPKQKAVAQNQQAGIEFFEKKIRPVLVEHCYECHSGEPDVESASFVVDTREGMLQGGDSGKAVVPGNLKQSLILQAIEHDPDFYAMPPDEKLPAQVINDFKKWIQMGAPDPRKGKATSRPKTKKQLAIDFDKEREFWSFRPLKNPKIPDVKDKTWATNPIDRFILAKLEQSKLKPVSDADRRTLIRRVYFDLTGLPPSPEEIQKFLNDKSPQAYEHLIDRLLNTPQFGETWGRHWLDLARYADSNGLDINLTFYNAWRYRDYVIQAFNADKPYNEFIREQIAGDLLPYENDAELSRNIIATGFLAMGAKMLSERDKEKLRMDVVDEQIDVTGRAFMGMTLGCARCHDHKFDPIPMTDYYALAGIFRSTETVRGNRLNNQFVSGWMTRPLPIKPEHAAALEKYQSQLKSLEKKLKASSKELKTLQNKKDQQEHLKSLPGIIVDDVHAVKTGDWKESVYSKNYLGIGYIHDLNQSKGEKSVRFVPDLPAAGKYEVRFAFAGSNGRANRVPVTIHSHQGAKTVYVNQTKQGPIDGMFVSLGRFEFEAGKTSSVVISNKDTSGYVIVDAVQFLPQFELPKQEAALAGAIEARKPGNTTRQKKIKSLQVAVKKLKSQIAELKKQAPPPAPVALAVGEQPEPGDYRIARRGNIHQLGDKVDRGFLTIASVVKSRPVSPRQSGRLELANWLSRPENPLASRVIVNRVWKHLFGNGLVRSVDNFGHLGEQPTHPELLDYLAIRFVKEGWSIKTLISQIMLSKTYRLSSEFSAAQYEKDPGNYHLWRMNRRRLSAESIRDAVLSISGKIDLKQGGSSVDHYPEQAVNPNKNQKVKVNPNQYRRSVYLPIVRGSVPAALAVFDFPAPEMLVGNRPVTTVPAQALFMMNSPFVVEQAQVTAQRLLADTKQNDQERISQLYLTCLGREAEAAEQTEALKYIESLANTSTDSSAARLQAWASYCQILFASTEFRFLN from the coding sequence TTGCGGTCTTACCTCTATTTTTCATTCCTGATTGTATTCGTACCTGCTTTGACTTTCGTTAACGAGCAGACGGTGAGCGCTCAAGCTCCCAAACAAAAAGCAGTTGCTCAGAATCAGCAAGCGGGCATAGAATTCTTTGAGAAGAAAATTCGTCCCGTTCTGGTAGAACATTGTTATGAATGCCATTCCGGCGAACCCGATGTCGAAAGTGCGTCTTTTGTGGTCGACACACGAGAAGGAATGTTGCAGGGGGGCGACTCCGGCAAAGCAGTCGTACCTGGAAACCTCAAGCAGAGTTTAATACTGCAGGCAATTGAGCACGATCCTGATTTTTATGCGATGCCGCCGGATGAGAAGTTACCGGCACAAGTCATTAACGATTTTAAAAAGTGGATTCAAATGGGGGCGCCCGATCCACGTAAGGGAAAAGCAACGAGTCGTCCCAAAACTAAAAAACAACTGGCGATTGACTTTGATAAAGAACGCGAGTTCTGGTCGTTTCGACCTTTGAAGAATCCCAAGATTCCGGACGTCAAAGATAAAACATGGGCTACGAATCCTATCGACCGCTTTATTCTTGCGAAGCTGGAACAGTCTAAGCTGAAACCCGTGTCAGATGCTGACAGACGCACATTGATTCGGCGTGTCTATTTTGATTTGACCGGTCTGCCTCCGTCACCTGAAGAAATTCAGAAGTTTCTGAATGACAAGTCGCCACAGGCTTATGAGCATCTGATTGATCGATTGTTGAATACGCCTCAGTTTGGTGAAACCTGGGGACGGCACTGGCTCGACCTTGCCCGCTATGCCGATTCGAATGGCCTCGATATTAACCTGACGTTTTATAATGCGTGGCGGTATCGCGATTATGTCATCCAGGCGTTCAATGCAGACAAACCGTACAATGAATTTATCCGCGAGCAGATTGCCGGTGATCTCCTGCCTTATGAGAATGATGCCGAGTTGTCTCGCAATATCATCGCCACCGGATTTCTGGCGATGGGAGCCAAAATGCTCAGTGAGCGGGATAAAGAGAAATTACGTATGGATGTCGTTGATGAGCAGATCGACGTAACTGGTCGCGCTTTTATGGGGATGACTTTGGGATGTGCCCGCTGTCATGACCATAAGTTCGATCCGATTCCCATGACCGACTATTACGCGTTGGCGGGTATCTTCCGCAGTACGGAAACGGTGCGGGGGAATCGATTAAATAACCAGTTTGTTTCCGGCTGGATGACACGTCCTTTGCCGATCAAACCAGAGCATGCGGCGGCACTGGAAAAGTATCAGTCACAGTTGAAGTCATTGGAAAAGAAACTGAAAGCGAGTTCAAAAGAACTCAAAACGCTTCAGAACAAAAAAGATCAGCAGGAGCACTTAAAGTCACTGCCTGGGATTATCGTTGATGACGTGCACGCGGTGAAAACAGGTGATTGGAAAGAATCGGTTTACTCTAAAAATTATTTAGGGATCGGTTACATACATGATCTTAATCAGAGTAAAGGGGAGAAATCAGTTCGTTTTGTCCCCGATCTGCCCGCAGCCGGAAAGTATGAAGTTCGTTTTGCCTTTGCAGGCAGTAACGGGCGTGCCAATCGTGTGCCTGTGACGATTCATTCGCATCAAGGTGCGAAGACGGTTTATGTCAACCAAACAAAACAAGGTCCCATTGATGGTATGTTTGTCTCACTGGGCCGCTTTGAATTTGAAGCCGGTAAAACCAGTTCGGTTGTCATCTCGAATAAAGACACTTCAGGTTATGTGATTGTGGATGCCGTTCAGTTTCTTCCACAGTTTGAATTGCCAAAACAAGAGGCTGCTCTGGCCGGAGCTATCGAAGCACGAAAGCCTGGGAATACCACCAGGCAGAAGAAGATTAAAAGTCTGCAGGTTGCTGTGAAAAAACTAAAGTCGCAGATTGCCGAGTTGAAAAAGCAGGCACCGCCTCCGGCACCGGTGGCACTCGCCGTAGGTGAGCAGCCTGAACCAGGAGATTATCGTATCGCGCGACGAGGGAATATTCATCAACTGGGTGACAAAGTCGATCGCGGGTTTTTGACGATTGCCTCTGTTGTAAAATCGCGTCCTGTTAGTCCGCGTCAGAGTGGACGTCTGGAACTGGCGAACTGGTTGAGTCGTCCCGAGAATCCACTGGCGAGCCGCGTAATTGTGAATCGGGTCTGGAAACACTTGTTTGGAAATGGCCTGGTGCGTAGTGTCGATAACTTTGGTCACCTGGGAGAACAGCCCACACATCCTGAACTGTTAGACTATCTGGCGATTCGCTTTGTTAAAGAAGGTTGGTCAATCAAAACTCTCATCAGTCAGATTATGCTGAGCAAGACATACCGTTTGAGTTCGGAATTCAGTGCGGCTCAATATGAGAAAGATCCGGGAAATTATCACCTCTGGCGGATGAATCGCAGGCGGTTGTCAGCGGAAAGTATTCGGGATGCGGTATTGTCGATTTCCGGTAAGATCGATTTGAAGCAGGGCGGTTCTTCAGTCGACCATTACCCAGAGCAAGCGGTAAATCCCAACAAGAATCAAAAAGTGAAAGTGAATCCAAATCAGTACCGTCGCAGTGTCTATCTCCCCATCGTGCGGGGAAGTGTGCCGGCTGCCTTGGCGGTCTTTGATTTTCCTGCACCGGAAATGCTGGTCGGAAATCGTCCGGTGACAACGGTTCCCGCCCAGGCGCTGTTTATGATGAATAGCCCGTTTGTGGTGGAGCAGGCGCAAGTCACTGCGCAGCGCTTATTAGCAGATACAAAACAAAATGATCAGGAAAGAATATCTCAGTTATATTTGACTTGTCTGGGACGCGAAGCAGAAGCAGCAGAACAGACTGAAGCGCTCAAGTATATTGAATCTCTGGCGAATACGAGTACCGATTCATCGGCAGCACGATTACAAGCGTGGGCCTCTTATTGTCAGATTCTTTTCGCTTCTACTGAATTTCGTTTTCTCAATTAA
- a CDS encoding Gfo/Idh/MocA family protein produces MNNTQHTHLHLNFPPESFSPPGENLMDRRKFLQNSAAGITATIALDEVAKASASERIRVGMIGAAGRASALNKYFAANQNAEIASIAEIDSARLGNTVETVTKLQGKQPQIFQDFRRLIDDNSIDAIVVGTPDHWHAIPTILACQAGKDVYVEKPDGHNIVEGQRMVAALKKHKRIVQMGSQHRSTERLKSALEYIRSGALGRCLVAKAWESTRQGNIGNPPDSTPPKTVDYDMWLGSAPKRPFNRNRFHGRWRWFHDYGTGDLGNDGVHRLDMAFAALNAACEAQGDEAVSLPTKISATGGKWYFDDMQEWPDTLQVTYEYTSKTPKILTYEMRIWAPYHYHGESEGAVIYGDKAHMTIGNSRWRVYGNRGKLIKEVKGGSNAAAHVANFLDCIKTRNKPVCDLETVGHPASVLCHAGNIAARVGRTLVLDSKTETFVNDDEANQLRGRKEWRKPWELPEV; encoded by the coding sequence ATGAACAACACACAGCACACACACCTTCACTTAAACTTTCCTCCTGAATCGTTTAGCCCACCTGGAGAGAATCTCATGGATCGCAGAAAGTTTCTACAAAATTCCGCCGCTGGAATCACAGCCACAATCGCCCTGGATGAAGTCGCGAAGGCCTCTGCCAGCGAACGTATTCGCGTTGGAATGATCGGCGCCGCGGGCCGTGCGTCTGCCCTCAATAAATACTTTGCCGCGAATCAGAATGCAGAAATTGCCTCGATCGCCGAGATTGATTCCGCCCGTCTGGGAAATACCGTCGAAACCGTCACGAAGTTGCAGGGTAAACAACCCCAGATCTTTCAGGACTTTCGCCGACTGATCGATGACAACAGCATTGATGCCATCGTGGTGGGAACCCCCGATCATTGGCACGCTATTCCGACCATCCTCGCCTGTCAGGCCGGGAAAGATGTCTATGTCGAAAAACCGGACGGCCACAATATTGTGGAAGGCCAACGCATGGTGGCTGCGCTGAAAAAACACAAACGCATCGTGCAAATGGGCTCACAACATCGTTCTACAGAACGCTTGAAATCCGCCCTCGAATATATCCGTAGCGGTGCACTCGGTCGTTGCCTGGTTGCGAAAGCCTGGGAAAGCACGCGTCAGGGAAATATCGGAAACCCACCGGACAGCACTCCCCCCAAAACCGTTGACTACGATATGTGGCTCGGTTCCGCCCCCAAACGGCCGTTCAACCGAAATCGATTTCATGGCCGCTGGCGCTGGTTCCATGATTACGGCACCGGAGACCTCGGCAATGATGGCGTGCATCGACTCGATATGGCGTTCGCAGCCCTCAACGCCGCCTGTGAGGCACAGGGAGACGAAGCGGTCTCGCTCCCCACAAAAATTTCAGCGACCGGCGGAAAATGGTATTTCGACGACATGCAGGAATGGCCTGACACCTTGCAGGTCACTTACGAATACACGAGCAAAACTCCGAAAATCCTGACTTATGAAATGCGAATCTGGGCTCCCTACCATTACCATGGTGAATCCGAAGGCGCCGTAATCTATGGCGACAAAGCCCACATGACCATCGGTAACAGCCGTTGGCGCGTCTACGGAAACCGCGGTAAGTTAATCAAGGAAGTCAAAGGGGGCAGCAACGCCGCGGCTCACGTAGCAAACTTCCTGGACTGCATCAAAACCCGCAACAAGCCGGTCTGCGACCTGGAAACCGTGGGCCATCCCGCCTCCGTGCTCTGCCATGCCGGCAACATCGCCGCCCGCGTCGGACGAACTCTTGTTCTTGATTCCAAAACAGAAACATTCGTCAATGACGACGAAGCAAACCAACTCCGCGGCCGCAAAGAATGGCGTAAACCCTGGGAATTGCCCGAAGTCTGA
- a CDS encoding saccharopine dehydrogenase family protein: protein MSQTILLIGAGKIGRMIASLLNDSGDYQLRIADRVPAALERIQKRIPSAETYALNADSHAELVHMMQGCTAVISALSFRENPGVARAALEAGINYFDLTEDRQTTVAVKEIADDAVPGQVFVPQCGLAPGFVTIVSKHVMEWFDEIDTIRMRVGALPQHPTNALSYNLTWSTDGLINEYCNPCEEIHAHEIKNRLPLEGLEQFTLDGNVYEAFNTSGGLGTLCETMHGQVRELNYKTIRYPGHHMLMKFLLQDLRLADRRELLKDVMEHAIPITFQDVVIVFCTVTGKRNGQFVEKSDLRKLYAQEVKGEQWSAIQLTTGAGICAVVDLVQQDQINGTGFLKQEDVPFDLFINNRFGRYYQTDSLLSEKSNFIK, encoded by the coding sequence ATGTCTCAAACCATCTTACTCATCGGCGCGGGAAAAATCGGACGCATGATTGCATCCTTGCTTAACGATTCCGGCGATTATCAACTGCGAATCGCGGACCGTGTTCCCGCTGCCTTGGAACGAATACAGAAACGTATTCCTTCCGCTGAAACCTATGCCCTGAATGCCGACTCGCATGCGGAACTGGTCCACATGATGCAGGGTTGCACTGCAGTCATCTCGGCTTTGAGTTTTCGAGAAAACCCGGGCGTCGCCCGCGCTGCGTTAGAAGCAGGCATTAACTATTTTGATCTCACCGAAGACCGGCAGACAACGGTCGCCGTCAAAGAGATCGCCGACGATGCCGTCCCCGGTCAGGTGTTTGTTCCTCAATGTGGTCTGGCTCCCGGCTTTGTGACGATTGTGTCAAAACATGTGATGGAATGGTTTGATGAGATCGATACCATTCGCATGCGCGTCGGTGCATTACCCCAACACCCGACCAATGCACTCTCCTATAATCTCACCTGGTCTACCGACGGCCTGATTAATGAATATTGTAATCCCTGCGAAGAGATCCACGCGCACGAAATCAAGAACCGGCTCCCTTTGGAAGGACTGGAACAGTTTACCCTCGATGGCAATGTTTATGAGGCCTTTAATACTTCCGGGGGCCTGGGAACGTTATGCGAAACGATGCATGGGCAGGTTCGCGAATTGAACTACAAAACGATTCGTTACCCCGGCCATCACATGTTGATGAAGTTCCTGCTGCAGGATCTCAGGCTCGCAGACCGTCGTGAATTACTGAAGGATGTGATGGAACACGCTATTCCCATCACATTTCAGGATGTCGTGATCGTGTTCTGCACTGTCACAGGTAAACGAAATGGACAATTTGTTGAAAAAAGCGACTTGCGCAAACTCTATGCGCAGGAAGTCAAAGGAGAACAGTGGAGTGCGATTCAATTGACAACAGGAGCCGGTATCTGCGCTGTCGTCGATCTGGTTCAGCAGGATCAGATAAATGGAACCGGGTTTCTCAAACAGGAAGATGTGCCGTTCGATCTGTTTATCAATAACCGATTCGGTCGTTACTATCAGACAGATAGTCTTCTCTCTGAAAAATCGAATTTTATCAAGTGA
- the amaB gene encoding L-piperidine-6-carboxylate dehydrogenase codes for MTHSIQDVLQRIGVPGQPSAVGIGTTWQAGAGEVLTGKSPIDGETLVTLQEATLGDVGLVVDTAKNAFLKWRQVPAPRRGEFVRLIGEALREHKADLAAIVSWEAGKITQEALGEVQEMIDICDFAVGLSRQLYGYTIASERPGHRLMEQWHPLGPIGVISAFNFPVAVWAWNSMLAFVCGDSVIWKPSEKTPLCAIACQQIVNNVAQDFPEVPDGISNLLVGRAEIGKALTEHHEIPLISATGSIPMGRAVAKTVAGRLGRSLLELGGNNAMIVTESADLEMTVRSALFSAVGTCGQRCTTLRRLIVHESIADQLLNSLKNAYQRLPIGNPLSTGTLVGPLVDQAALDAMQHALRTAESQGGTVHYGNPILEDVPAGGCYVHPAIVEMHSQTEIVQQETFAPILYVMRYRTLEEAFEMHNQVPQGLSSAIMTNDIREAELFISPVGSDCGIANVNVGSSGAEIGGAFGGEKETGGGRESGSDSWKAYMRRTTNTINYSTELPLAQGIEFNL; via the coding sequence ATGACTCATTCAATACAAGATGTCTTACAACGCATCGGCGTTCCCGGTCAGCCCTCCGCAGTTGGTATTGGAACCACCTGGCAAGCGGGCGCGGGAGAAGTCCTGACAGGAAAATCGCCCATTGATGGCGAGACGTTGGTCACGTTACAGGAAGCCACGCTCGGCGATGTCGGTCTGGTTGTCGACACCGCCAAAAATGCCTTTCTGAAATGGCGACAAGTCCCCGCCCCCCGACGCGGTGAATTCGTACGCTTAATCGGCGAAGCCCTGCGCGAACACAAAGCAGACCTGGCCGCGATCGTCAGTTGGGAAGCTGGTAAGATCACGCAGGAAGCATTAGGGGAAGTCCAAGAGATGATTGACATCTGCGATTTTGCGGTCGGCTTGAGCCGTCAGCTTTATGGATATACCATCGCCAGCGAACGTCCGGGGCACCGCCTGATGGAACAATGGCATCCATTGGGTCCCATCGGAGTCATCAGTGCGTTTAATTTCCCGGTTGCGGTCTGGGCGTGGAACTCGATGCTCGCGTTTGTGTGCGGAGATTCGGTGATCTGGAAACCTTCAGAGAAAACGCCTCTTTGTGCGATTGCCTGTCAACAAATCGTCAACAATGTTGCACAGGATTTCCCCGAGGTCCCCGACGGCATTTCGAACCTGCTCGTCGGACGCGCGGAAATTGGCAAAGCGTTAACAGAACATCACGAAATTCCATTGATCTCGGCAACGGGATCGATCCCCATGGGCCGCGCTGTTGCCAAAACTGTCGCCGGTCGCCTGGGACGCAGCCTGCTGGAATTAGGTGGCAACAACGCCATGATCGTCACCGAATCCGCAGACCTGGAAATGACCGTTCGTTCTGCGCTCTTCTCCGCCGTTGGCACCTGTGGTCAACGTTGCACCACACTGCGTCGTCTTATCGTCCACGAAAGTATCGCAGACCAATTACTGAACTCACTCAAGAATGCCTACCAGCGATTGCCCATTGGAAATCCCTTGAGTACAGGCACGCTGGTTGGGCCCCTCGTTGATCAGGCTGCGCTCGATGCCATGCAACACGCGCTGCGAACTGCTGAAAGTCAGGGGGGCACAGTCCACTATGGGAACCCCATTTTGGAAGATGTTCCCGCAGGCGGCTGCTACGTGCATCCGGCGATTGTAGAGATGCACAGCCAGACCGAAATCGTGCAACAGGAAACATTCGCCCCCATTCTGTATGTCATGCGCTATCGCACGCTGGAAGAAGCATTCGAAATGCACAACCAGGTTCCGCAGGGGCTTTCGTCAGCCATCATGACAAATGATATCCGGGAAGCAGAATTGTTCATTTCACCCGTCGGATCAGACTGTGGTATCGCCAATGTGAATGTCGGCTCCAGTGGCGCGGAAATTGGCGGCGCCTTTGGAGGTGAAAAAGAGACCGGCGGCGGGCGCGAGTCAGGCTCTGATTCCTGGAAAGCCTACATGCGACGCACGACAAACACGATCAATTATTCTACCGAGTTGCCGCTCGCTCAAGGCATCGAATTCAATCTGTAA
- a CDS encoding DUF1559 domain-containing protein yields the protein MSSSGRRERRGFTLIELLVVIAIIAILIALLLPAVQQAREAARRSTCKNQLKQIGLALHNYHETHRIFPQGGYGQSIGSGTGSSTANNVSMSFLVMILPFVDQAPLYQTFNLNRGYAFSDNRQACLNVPQVYHCPSSNKTKSTHTSEVFNSTPTFASHYVGNMGPVGTNATSSAPYQLECENPSSGTSIPNCRSGNDVSNLGVLGGPRSQVRLRDILDGSSNTIMVGEMSAHKYLAEAIAPRSWNRGCHNDSCGSSKNVKFGINVHGFVSGEFNNMSFGSTHEGGAHILMSDGSVHFASENIDLNVYLATASREGGETNTLEF from the coding sequence ATGAGTTCATCAGGCAGAAGAGAGCGGCGTGGCTTTACTCTGATTGAATTGCTGGTGGTGATTGCCATTATTGCCATTTTAATCGCGTTATTATTACCGGCAGTCCAACAGGCGCGCGAAGCCGCGCGTCGCAGTACCTGCAAGAATCAATTAAAGCAAATTGGTCTGGCGTTACATAATTATCATGAGACTCATCGGATCTTTCCCCAAGGGGGCTATGGGCAATCGATTGGTTCGGGAACCGGTAGTTCGACGGCCAATAACGTGAGTATGAGCTTTCTTGTGATGATTCTTCCGTTTGTGGATCAGGCGCCTTTGTATCAAACGTTTAATCTCAATCGAGGCTATGCCTTTTCCGATAATCGGCAAGCCTGTCTGAACGTGCCACAGGTTTACCATTGCCCGAGTTCTAATAAAACGAAATCCACGCATACAAGTGAAGTCTTTAATTCCACACCGACATTCGCCTCACACTATGTGGGCAACATGGGGCCGGTGGGAACCAATGCAACTTCTTCGGCGCCTTATCAACTGGAGTGCGAAAACCCTTCATCGGGTACTTCGATTCCCAATTGTCGAAGTGGAAATGACGTTTCCAATCTGGGAGTCTTAGGTGGTCCTCGTTCCCAGGTGCGGCTGCGGGATATTCTGGATGGATCTTCCAATACCATTATGGTGGGAGAAATGTCTGCTCATAAATATCTGGCCGAAGCAATTGCCCCCCGATCCTGGAATCGTGGCTGCCACAATGATTCGTGTGGGAGTAGCAAGAACGTGAAGTTTGGAATTAACGTGCACGGATTCGTTTCTGGTGAATTCAATAATATGAGCTTCGGTAGCACACACGAAGGGGGCGCTCACATTTTAATGTCCGATGGTAGCGTACATTTTGCTTCCGAAAATATCGATCTGAATGTGTATCTGGCGACGGCCAGCCGCGAAGGGGGCGAAACCAATACGCTTGAGTTCTAG
- a CDS encoding DUF1501 domain-containing protein — MLSDEMNQTWFSPGIDRRFVSRREMLGQSVLGFGAVGLLSLLADEGLLCAEEGTHISSGERHFPATAKSVIFLFMSGAPSQVDTFDPKPLLTELEGQAVPASIAARVPNIPRAGLGSKLMASPFLFKRYGESGIPVSNLFPETAQLIDEICVLRSVNHRVPVHGPGECIALTGSAIGDRPSLGAWMTYGLGSESRDLPGFISMLSNSTGPAPQTPGWGAGFLPSRFQGTLVDGKRGIPYTQMPSGYSNQNRRQQLDFIKWMNQEHLGQLGQDSELEARIASYELGFRLQTSAPEVFDLESETAETAKLYGLDDKPTAEFGRHCLIARRLVERGVRVVQLRNGGWDAHGSLKANHLKRSRATDRPIAGLLKDLKQRGLLEETLVIWGGEFGRTPTTEGSAKGDRRGRDHLPTTYCMWMAGGGVKGGQIIGRTDDLGYTPVERPVSPADLHATLLHALGIDQHKLFYMHNNRKEIATVLGGEVINEVF; from the coding sequence ATGTTATCTGATGAAATGAATCAAACTTGGTTTTCTCCCGGCATCGATCGACGGTTTGTGAGTCGGCGTGAAATGCTGGGGCAGAGTGTGCTCGGCTTTGGCGCTGTGGGATTATTGTCTTTGCTGGCCGATGAAGGGCTGTTGTGTGCAGAAGAGGGAACTCACATCAGTAGCGGCGAACGTCATTTTCCCGCGACGGCCAAAAGCGTGATTTTTCTGTTTATGTCGGGAGCACCGAGTCAGGTTGATACGTTTGATCCGAAACCATTGCTCACCGAACTGGAAGGGCAGGCGGTCCCTGCGAGCATAGCGGCCCGTGTGCCGAACATTCCGCGTGCGGGCCTGGGTTCCAAGCTGATGGCATCACCGTTTTTATTCAAACGATATGGTGAGAGTGGCATTCCCGTTTCGAATCTGTTTCCCGAGACCGCACAGTTGATTGATGAAATTTGTGTCTTGCGGTCGGTGAATCATCGGGTGCCCGTACATGGACCGGGAGAGTGTATTGCATTGACCGGTTCAGCCATTGGTGATCGACCCAGTCTGGGCGCCTGGATGACGTATGGATTGGGAAGTGAAAGCCGCGATCTACCCGGGTTTATTTCGATGCTTTCCAACAGTACCGGTCCCGCCCCGCAGACACCGGGCTGGGGGGCCGGGTTTTTACCATCGCGATTCCAGGGAACACTGGTGGATGGAAAGCGGGGGATTCCCTACACCCAGATGCCGTCCGGTTATTCGAATCAGAATCGCCGTCAGCAACTCGATTTCATCAAATGGATGAATCAGGAGCATCTGGGGCAGCTCGGTCAGGATTCCGAACTGGAGGCGCGAATTGCCTCTTACGAACTCGGGTTCCGCTTGCAAACCTCCGCACCGGAAGTCTTTGATCTGGAGAGCGAAACGGCTGAGACTGCCAAACTCTATGGTCTGGATGATAAGCCGACTGCGGAATTTGGCAGGCATTGTCTGATTGCGCGACGGCTCGTGGAGCGCGGCGTGCGGGTGGTGCAATTACGAAACGGAGGTTGGGACGCTCATGGTTCGCTCAAGGCCAATCATCTGAAACGATCCCGTGCGACGGATCGACCAATAGCGGGTTTGCTCAAAGATTTGAAACAGCGAGGTTTACTGGAGGAGACGCTGGTGATCTGGGGAGGCGAATTCGGACGAACGCCGACCACGGAAGGCTCTGCAAAAGGGGACCGGCGCGGCCGCGATCATTTACCAACGACCTATTGTATGTGGATGGCCGGAGGAGGCGTGAAGGGGGGGCAGATCATTGGCAGAACGGACGACCTGGGATACACGCCCGTCGAACGTCCCGTCTCTCCCGCCGATCTACACGCCACACTGCTTCACGCATTGGGTATCGATCAGCACAAACTGTTTTATATGCATAATAATCGAAAAGAAATCGCCACCGTATTAGGGGGTGAAGTCATCAATGAGGTGTTTTAG